The segment GTCCGACTTCACCTGCAACACCCAGCAGCCGGGCTGCGAGAACGTCTGCTACGACCGGGCCTTCCCCATCTCCCACATCCGCTTCTGGGCCCTGCAGATCATCTTCGTGTCCACGCCCACCCTCATCTACCTGGGCCACGTGCTGCACATGGTGCGcatggaggagaagaggaaggccaggcaggaggaggagccGCCGAAGACGGACAGCCCCAGCCCCCCGGAGCCGCCGCAGGACAGGCCCTCGTCGCGGGAGGACCGCGGCCGGGTGCGCATGGCCGGGGCGCTGCTGCGAACCTACGTCTTCAACATCATCTTCAAGACGCTGCTGGAGGTGGGCTTCATCGCCGGCCAGTACTTTCTGTACGGCTTCGAGCTGCAGCCGCTGTACCGCTGCGACCGCTGGCCCTGCCCCAACACGGTGGACTGCTTCATCTCCAGGCCCACGGAGAAGaccatcttcatcatcttcatgCTGGCGGTGGCCTGCGCGTCCCTGCTGCTCAACATGCTGGAGATCTACCACCTGGGCTGGAAGAAGCTCAAGCAGGGCATGACCAGCCTCGGCCCGGACGCCTCCGAGGCCCCGCCGGGCACGGCCGatcccccgcccctgccccgcaGCTCCCGGCCGGCCGCGGCCCTCGGGTTCCCGCCCTACTACGCGCACACCGCGCCCGCGGGACAGGCCCGCGCCCTGGGCTACCCCGGGGCCCCGCCGCCAGCCGCGGACTTCAAACTGCTGGCCCTGACCGAGGCGCGCGGCAGGTGCCCGTCCGCCCAGCTCTACCACGGCCACCACCACCTGCCGCTGACTGAGCAGAACTGGGCCGGCCGCGCGGCCGAGCAGCAGCGCCACGAGCTCAGGGCCTACCCCGCGGCGCCCACGCCCGCAGCCCCCAGCCCCGCCGGCAGCAGCTCCCAGCCGCCCACGCACGAGGCTGAGGCCGGCGCGGCGCCCCTGCTGCTGGATGGCAGCGGCAGCAGTCTGGAGGGGAGCGCCCTGGCGGGGAccccagaggaggaggagcaggccGTGACCACCGCGGCTCAGATGCACCAGCCGCCCTTGCTCCTCGGAGACCCAGGTCGGGCCAGCAAGGCCAGCAGGGCCAGCGGTGGGCGGGCCAGGCCGGAGGACTTGGCCATCTAGGGCCCGGGTGCCTGCCTCCAGACAGCTGTGTAGTGATCCTTTTCttagaaaccaaaaccaaagtgcacTTGCCACCAGCAGATAGAACCTGAAAGTGAGCGCCTGGCGTCCCAGGAGGTGGACGATGGAGGAGAGATCAGGTTTCCGTGTTCAATGCTTGCTGTTCTTAGTACTGTGAGTTACAGGGGGGCTAACTCCCACTTTCTGAGTTTGGGGATTGGGGGGACAAGGGTTGTGGGCCTTtgagatcttcacagcagcccagAAGTCTGGTTGCTGAGCGCTGTCTCTGGGGGTAACTGTTCTGTTGTGGTAAAGCAACAGGTATCCTGCAGTCCCTTCAGCTCCAGGGCAATTGGGTTTGCTATTCCTCAGCTCTCCAGAGCCTCTGGGCAGCCCAGAGAGTCATAGAGGCACTTAGCTCTATCTCTGTTTGATACTTTTAACTTAGAGTTGAATTTCATTTGGGATATTTGCCAAACTG is part of the Macaca thibetana thibetana isolate TM-01 chromosome 17, ASM2454274v1, whole genome shotgun sequence genome and harbors:
- the GJA3 gene encoding gap junction alpha-3 protein; the encoded protein is MGDWSFLGRLLENAQEHSTVIGKVWLTVLFIFRILVLGAAAEDVWGDEQSDFTCNTQQPGCENVCYDRAFPISHIRFWALQIIFVSTPTLIYLGHVLHMVRMEEKRKARQEEEPPKTDSPSPPEPPQDRPSSREDRGRVRMAGALLRTYVFNIIFKTLLEVGFIAGQYFLYGFELQPLYRCDRWPCPNTVDCFISRPTEKTIFIIFMLAVACASLLLNMLEIYHLGWKKLKQGMTSLGPDASEAPPGTADPPPLPRSSRPAAALGFPPYYAHTAPAGQARALGYPGAPPPAADFKLLALTEARGRCPSAQLYHGHHHLPLTEQNWAGRAAEQQRHELRAYPAAPTPAAPSPAGSSSQPPTHEAEAGAAPLLLDGSGSSLEGSALAGTPEEEEQAVTTAAQMHQPPLLLGDPGRASKASRASGGRARPEDLAI